One window from the genome of Diospyros lotus cultivar Yz01 chromosome 11, ASM1463336v1, whole genome shotgun sequence encodes:
- the LOC127812755 gene encoding RNA demethylase ALKBH9B-like has translation MTGDSSGAGDDLMGMLSTLDRVEILEVLSGTEGFCQHCQELLQSSIHTLIHGKFSKPSVSNENGKCSAEVLSEKSSRLKFSDTSPEESTKTTTWRSGQTPKSVHSGGWTKNNPESVCSGTGRGSVDELSEEQKEHVRLAQIGRRKDFVHVERVNGKATNVLRGLELHTGVFNAEEQKMIVECVYRIQRKGQTGQLRAKTYSEPHKWMRGKGRVTMQFGCCYNYAPDKKGNPPGIVRDEEVDPLPPLFKEMIKRLVRWHVLPPSCVPDSCIVNIYDEGDCIPPHIDNHDFLRPFCTVSFLSQCNILFGVNLNIVGPGEFAGPISIPLPLGSVMVLNGNAADIAKHCVPGVPAKRISITFRKMDESKRPYSYSPDPDLMGIKPFGNHSSTKFKLPVQQEEWEKKTTMMGRNAFMIDTATTTTTNTNSYSDNDFPPLGSSNPGNRQRGKRGSSSSLRR, from the exons ATGACTGGAGACTCTTCCGGCGCGGGAGATGACTTGATGGGGATGCTGAGTACTCTGGATCGTGTCGAGATTTTAGAGGTTTTGAGCGGGACTGAAGGGTTCTGTCAACACTGCCAAGAACTTTTGCAGAGTAGCATTCACACTCTCATTCATG GAAAGTTCAGTAAACCATCTGTAtcaaatgaaaatggaaaatgttcTGCAGAGGTGCTGTCAGAAAAATCTTCTAGGTTGAAATTTTCAGATACAAGTCCAGAAGAATCTACAAAGACAACAACATGGCGCTCTGGCCAAACTCCAAAATCTGTTCATTCAGGGGGTTGGACCAAAAACAACCCTGAATCGGTTTGCTCAGGAACTGGGCGAGGATCTGTTGATGAATTGTCTGAGGAGCAAAAAGAGCATGTTAGGTTAGCTCAAATTGGGAGGAGGAAAGATTTTGTTCATGTGGAGCGGGTTAATGGAAAGGCAACAAACGTGCTTCGAGGACTTGAGCTTCACACAGGAGTGTTCAATGCCGAGGAGCAAAAGATGATTGTGGAGTGCGTCTACAGAATACAGCGCAAGGGGCAGACTGGTCAGCTTCGAG CGAAAACATATTCGGAACCACATAAGTGGATGCGAGGAAAAGGCCGCGTGACAATGCAATTTGGTTGCTGTTACAACTATGCACCG GACAAAAAAGGGAATCCCCCTGGTATAGTTAGAGACGAGGAAGTCGATCCTCTACCTCCCCTATTCAAGGAAATGATCAAGAGGCTGGTCAGGTGGCATGTCTTGCCTCCAAGCTGTGTCCCAGATAGTTGTATAGTGAATATCTATGATGAAGGGGATTGCATTCCGCCTCATATTGACAACCACGACTTCCTTCGACCCTTTTGCACTGTGTCATTCTTGTCACAGTGCAATATCCTCTTTGGTGTAAATTTAAACATTGTTGGCCCGGGGGAGTTTGCTGGCCCGATATCTATACCTTTGCCACTCGG GTCGGTGATGGTTCTAAATGGGAATGCAGCTGACATAGCAAAACACTGTGTTCCGGGTGTCCCGGCAAAAAG GATCTCCATCACATTCAGGAAAATGGATGAGAGCAAACGCCCGTACAGCTACTCACCGGATCCAGATCTCATGGGGATAAAGCCATTTGGAAATCATTCGTCAACCAAATTCAAGTTGCCCGTCCAGCAAGAGGAGTGGGAGAAGAAAACAACGATGATGGGTCGAAATGCCTTTATGATTGACActgctactactactactactaacACTAATAGTTATAGTGATAATGATTTCCCTCCACTTGGGAGCTCCAATCCTGGGAATAGGCAGAGAGGCAAGAGGGGAAGTAGTAGTAGTTTGAGAcgatga